The following coding sequences lie in one Rutidosis leptorrhynchoides isolate AG116_Rl617_1_P2 chromosome 6, CSIRO_AGI_Rlap_v1, whole genome shotgun sequence genomic window:
- the LOC139854050 gene encoding probable methyltransferase At1g29790 has translation MGKMKLSILTGIRRCVFILGLFSLICIIFLKFYSLKPFLIFDTKCIYDTKPQVNYAPQIDILNTVIKKIEHEISDVRDSHNDSPYALKYGSFLSDILGLIEAAKSGGPEDEVITATNRSQPVHMSPDFFLTEEIRKYVRIKPNRLGKQNFMGANGTFTSIGHACFSMKEELEEYMNYDVGEICNDDWKLAQKLMVHGCDPLPRRRCLSVAPKLYTKPLPTPESIWSLPDDKNVRWNCFNLTHHESPRWVVPVYPDPNSNSTPDFRITEVLDLKPDEIRIGLDFSVGTGTFAARMREHNVTIVSAALNLGAPFSEMIALRGLVPLYMTINQRLPFFDNTLDLIHTTRFLDGWIDFVLLDFVLYDWDRVLRPGGLLWIDSFFCLKEDLYDYLEAFKMLRYKKHKWVVVPKVDKDDDREVFFSAVLEKPPRPF, from the exons ATGGGGAAAATGAAGTTAAGTATATTGACTGGAATTCGCAGGTGTGTTTTCATATTGGGTCTTTTTTCGCTTATTTGTATTATTTTCTTGAAATTCTACTCGTTAAAGCCTTTTCTGATTTTCGATACAAAATGCATATATGATACTAAACCGCAAGTTAATTATGCTCCTCAAATCGATATATTAAACACTGTTATCAAGAAAATCGAGCACGAAATTTCTGATGTTAGAGACTCGCATAACGATTCCCCGTACGCGTTGAAGTACGGGTCCTTTCTTTCAGACATTTTGGGCCTAATCGAGGCTGCAAAATCGGGTGGTCCAGAAGACGAGGTTATAACAGCCACAAACCGTTCACAACCTGTTCATATGTCACCTGATTTTTTCCTGACTGAAGAGATCCGAAAATATGTTCGGATAAAACCAAACAGGTTAGGAAAGCAAAACTTCATGGGAGCAAACGGGACGTTTACAAGCATAGGACATGCTTGTTTTTCAATGAAGGAAGAACTCGAAGAATATATGAATTATGATGTGGGTGAGATATGCAACGATGATTGGAAACTGGCTCAAAAGTTGATGGTGCATGGGTGCGACCCGTTACCAAGAAGACGGTGTCTTTCAGTCGCCCCAAAGTTGTACACTAAGCCGTTACCCACACCCGAGTCAATTTGGAGCCTCCCAGATGATAAAAACGTCCGATGGA ATTGTTTCAATCTGACCCATCACGAAAGTCCAAGATGGGTCGTACCCGTTTACCCGGACCCGAACTCAAACTCGACTCCTGATTTTCGAATCACGGAAGTTCTTGATTTGAAGCCTGACGAAATACGTATCGGGTTGGATTTTAGTGTCGGGACGGGGACTTTTGCTGCTAGAATGAGAGAACATAATGTCACAATTGTCTCGGCTGCTTTAAATCTCGGTGCACCTTTTAGTGAAATGATTGCGCTTCGAGGACTTGTACCTTTGTACATGACTATTAATCAACGGCTCCCGTTTTTTGATAACACGTTGGATTTGATCCACACTACTCGGTTTCTCGACGGGTGGATCGATTTTGTGTTGTTGGATTTTGTACTTTATGATTGGGATAGGGTACTTAGGCCTGGAGGGTTGTTATGGATTGATAGTTTCTTCTGTTTAAAAGAGGATTTGTATGATTATTTGGAAGCCTTTAAGATGTTAAGGTACAAAAAACACAAATGGGTGGTTGTACCAAAGGTTGACAAGGATGATGATAGAGAGGTTTTCTTTTCTGCTGTTTTGGAGAAGCCTCCTAGGCCCTTTTAG